Proteins found in one Streptomyces pactum genomic segment:
- a CDS encoding VOC family protein, with the protein MPVQRLNHAVLHVRDVERSISFYTDVLNFRVNHRLHADGDQVPEAAFLQAEGSSNDHDLALMQIEGPASPQSPGRRPGLAHLAWEVDTLAELRQIRGKLLRAGLLTHEIDHGTTASLYADDPDGLKFEVCWLVPADRINEVTREAFAPLDLDAVIARFGTDLPGGTGSCAPARH; encoded by the coding sequence ATGCCGGTCCAGCGTCTCAACCACGCCGTGCTCCACGTCCGCGACGTCGAGCGCAGCATCTCCTTCTACACCGACGTGCTGAACTTCCGCGTCAACCACCGCCTCCACGCCGACGGCGACCAGGTGCCCGAGGCCGCGTTCCTGCAGGCCGAGGGGTCGAGCAACGACCACGACCTGGCCCTCATGCAGATCGAGGGCCCGGCTTCCCCGCAGAGCCCGGGCCGACGTCCCGGGCTCGCGCACCTGGCGTGGGAGGTGGACACCCTGGCCGAACTCCGGCAGATCCGCGGCAAGCTGCTGCGGGCAGGTCTGCTGACCCATGAGATCGACCACGGCACCACCGCGTCGCTGTACGCCGACGACCCGGACGGCCTGAAGTTCGAGGTGTGCTGGCTGGTGCCCGCCGACAGGATCAACGAGGTGACCCGCGAGGCCTTCGCACCGCTCGACCTGGACGCGGTCATCGCGCGATTCGGCACCGACCTCCCCGGCGGGACCGGCAGCTGCGCTCCGGCTCGCCACTGA
- a CDS encoding winged helix-turn-helix transcriptional regulator, whose product MYAEHTGDPDRAAAPHQDDAWPADAPHPCESWPDNGRTVRETLDRIGDKWSVLVIGILSRGPLRFSALQQRVPGISQRMLTLTLRHLERDGVVSRTVYAEVPPRVEYQLTPLGESLRTIVHALAQWVTDHHEEIESARRRYDAG is encoded by the coding sequence ATGTACGCAGAGCACACCGGTGATCCTGACCGTGCCGCCGCCCCGCACCAGGACGACGCCTGGCCCGCCGATGCCCCCCACCCGTGCGAGAGCTGGCCGGACAACGGCCGGACGGTCCGGGAGACCCTCGACCGGATCGGCGACAAGTGGTCCGTCCTGGTCATCGGCATCCTCAGCCGCGGTCCCCTGCGGTTCAGCGCCCTGCAGCAGCGGGTTCCGGGCATCTCCCAGCGCATGCTCACCCTCACCCTGCGCCACCTGGAACGCGACGGAGTCGTCTCCCGCACCGTCTACGCCGAGGTGCCCCCGCGCGTCGAGTACCAACTGACGCCACTGGGCGAGAGCCTGCGCACCATCGTCCACGCGCTCGCCCAGTGGGTCACGGACCACCATGAAGAGATCGAGAGCGCGCGCCGTCGCTACGACGCCGGATGA
- a CDS encoding glycoside hydrolase family 3 protein: MRPRPGRTALLVTAGLLVTALPHASAGPSAATDGPVPWITAGAAVHPVREGRTATVTLTVTTADGTPLDRPVTVGHTAAGGTATAGADYAPATGTVTFPAGTPSGARRAVRLRTVRDPRPEVAETVRLRLRATGAAVPATGPLVVIDAHGLPYLDTRLPVHRRVRDLLGRMTLAEKIGQMTQAERRALRTPGDIATHHLGSLLSGGGSAPSPNTPRAWARMVDGFQLRTRATRLQIPLLYGVDAVHGHNNVTGTVIMPHNIGLGAARDPRLAERTAAVTATETRATGVPWTFAPCLCVTRDERWGRSYESFGEDPALVTALTSVVRGLQGAPDGRDLDRPDKVLATAKHYVGDGGTAYGSSSTDGYTIDQGVTRVRRAELEAVHLAPYRRAVRRGVGSVMPSYSSVDLLGDRAGPVKMHAHAELISRVLKGRMGFRGFTVSDWQAIDQLPGDYADDVRTSVNAGLDMIMVPNAYRTFQRTLRAEVAAARVSTARIDDAVSRILTQKFRLGLFERPYADTSRLPDVGSAGHRAVAREAAAASQVLLKNAGGLLPLKPTQKVYVAGSNADDLGHQAGGWTISWQGSSGDITRGTTVLDAMRRAAPGAAITYSEDASRPVRGHDVGVVVVGEAPYAEGVGDVGNGHDLALSAADRAAVDRVCAALRCAVLVVSGRPQLIGDRLGAIDALVASWLPGTEGDGVADVLYGRRPFTGRLPVSWPRSAAQLPINVGDRDYDPQFPFGWGLTTPHPAPAGDGAARLRSLAAAAAATERAGQARSARGDRIAGAARAVVQARVGTRLTPAVARPFAEADHLLLTGDLTGAVARLTDAYRAAR; the protein is encoded by the coding sequence ATGAGGCCCCGCCCGGGACGTACCGCGCTGCTCGTCACCGCCGGCCTGCTCGTCACGGCCCTCCCGCACGCCTCGGCCGGGCCCTCGGCCGCGACGGACGGACCGGTGCCCTGGATCACCGCCGGCGCCGCCGTGCACCCGGTGCGGGAGGGCCGGACCGCCACCGTGACGCTCACCGTGACCACCGCGGACGGGACACCGCTGGACCGCCCGGTCACCGTCGGCCACACCGCCGCCGGCGGCACCGCCACTGCGGGCGCCGACTACGCCCCGGCCACCGGCACCGTCACCTTCCCGGCGGGCACGCCCTCCGGCGCCCGGCGCGCCGTCCGGCTCCGCACGGTGCGGGACCCGAGGCCCGAGGTGGCCGAGACCGTCCGGTTGCGGCTGCGGGCCACCGGCGCCGCCGTGCCCGCGACCGGCCCGCTGGTGGTCATCGACGCGCACGGCCTGCCCTACCTCGACACCCGGCTCCCGGTGCACCGCAGGGTGCGGGACCTGCTGGGCCGGATGACCCTCGCCGAGAAGATCGGCCAGATGACCCAGGCGGAACGCCGGGCGCTGCGGACACCGGGCGACATCGCCACCCACCACCTCGGCTCCCTGCTCTCCGGTGGGGGTTCGGCCCCCAGCCCCAACACGCCACGGGCGTGGGCCCGGATGGTGGACGGCTTCCAGCTGCGCACCCGCGCCACCCGGCTGCAGATCCCGCTGCTCTACGGCGTGGACGCGGTGCACGGCCACAACAACGTCACCGGCACCGTGATCATGCCGCACAACATCGGATTGGGCGCCGCCCGTGACCCGCGCCTCGCCGAGCGCACCGCGGCGGTCACCGCCACCGAGACGCGGGCCACCGGCGTGCCCTGGACCTTCGCCCCCTGCCTGTGCGTCACCCGCGACGAACGCTGGGGCCGCTCGTACGAGTCCTTCGGCGAGGACCCGGCGCTGGTCACCGCGCTGACCTCGGTCGTCCGCGGCCTCCAGGGCGCACCGGACGGCCGGGACCTGGACCGCCCGGACAAGGTGCTGGCCACCGCCAAGCACTACGTGGGCGACGGCGGCACCGCCTACGGGTCCTCCTCCACCGACGGCTACACCATCGACCAGGGCGTCACCCGGGTCCGCCGGGCGGAACTGGAAGCGGTCCACCTCGCCCCGTACCGCCGGGCGGTGCGCCGCGGTGTCGGCTCGGTCATGCCGTCCTACTCCTCGGTGGACCTCCTCGGCGACCGCGCCGGACCGGTGAAGATGCACGCCCACGCCGAGCTGATCAGCCGGGTGCTCAAGGGGCGGATGGGCTTTCGCGGCTTCACCGTCAGCGACTGGCAGGCCATCGACCAGCTCCCCGGCGACTACGCCGACGACGTGCGCACCTCGGTCAACGCCGGCCTCGACATGATCATGGTGCCGAACGCCTACCGGACCTTCCAGCGGACGCTGCGGGCCGAGGTGGCGGCGGCCCGGGTGAGCACCGCGCGGATCGACGACGCGGTCTCCCGCATCCTCACCCAGAAGTTCCGGCTCGGCCTCTTCGAACGGCCCTACGCGGACACCTCACGGCTGCCGGACGTCGGTTCGGCCGGGCACCGGGCGGTGGCCCGGGAGGCCGCCGCCGCCTCCCAGGTCCTGCTGAAGAACGCGGGCGGGCTGCTGCCCCTGAAACCCACCCAGAAGGTGTACGTGGCCGGGTCCAACGCCGACGACCTGGGGCACCAGGCCGGCGGCTGGACCATCAGCTGGCAGGGCTCCTCCGGCGACATCACCCGCGGCACCACCGTCCTGGACGCCATGCGGCGGGCCGCCCCGGGCGCGGCCATCACCTACTCCGAGGACGCCTCCCGGCCCGTCCGCGGCCACGACGTGGGGGTGGTCGTGGTCGGCGAGGCCCCGTACGCGGAGGGCGTCGGCGACGTGGGCAACGGCCACGACCTGGCGCTGTCCGCCGCCGACCGGGCCGCCGTGGACCGGGTCTGCGCCGCGCTGCGCTGCGCCGTGCTGGTGGTCTCCGGACGGCCCCAGCTCATCGGCGACCGCCTGGGGGCCATCGACGCCCTGGTCGCCTCCTGGCTGCCGGGGACGGAGGGCGACGGGGTCGCCGACGTCCTCTACGGCCGGCGGCCGTTCACCGGCCGGCTGCCGGTGAGCTGGCCCCGCTCCGCGGCGCAGCTGCCGATCAACGTGGGCGACCGCGACTACGATCCGCAGTTCCCCTTCGGCTGGGGTCTCACCACACCGCACCCGGCCCCCGCCGGCGACGGTGCCGCGCGGCTGAGGTCCCTGGCCGCCGCCGCGGCCGCGACCGAGCGCGCCGGACAGGCCCGCTCCGCGCGGGGCGACCGGATCGCCGGCGCGGCCCGGGCCGTCGTGCAGGCCAGGGTCGGCACCCGGCTCACCCCGGCGGTGGCCCGGCCCTTCGCCGAGGCCGACCATCTGCTGCTCACCGGCGACCTGACCGGCGCCGTCGCCCGGCTCACCGACGCCTACCGCGCCGCCCGCTGA
- a CDS encoding CapA family protein yields the protein MSGDLVTLSLCGDVMLGRGVDQILPHPGDPQLRESYIRDARGYVELAEAANGPIPRPVDFGWPWGDAAAVLDTAAPDVRVINLETGVTQADSYAPDKGIHYRMAPANLPCLASVRPDVCVLANNHVLDFGRPGLAETLDQLAAARLRTAGAGLDSARAWRPALVPVGGGRRVVILAIGMPSSGIPPHWAATADRSGVALVERPTAAAAADVAGRLRRAARPGDVTVVSVHWGSNWGYQVSPEDVGFAHALVDGGVDLVHGHSSHHPRPVEVYRGRLVLYGCGDLIDDYEGIEGYERYRDDLRPLYLATVEGATGRLRSLRVHPLHARRMRLWHASAEDRAWLLAVLDRISRPFGTRVRSLPDSSLGCFTTRP from the coding sequence GTGAGCGGCGACCTGGTCACGTTGTCGCTGTGCGGCGACGTGATGCTCGGCCGCGGGGTCGACCAGATCCTTCCGCATCCGGGTGACCCGCAGCTGCGGGAGTCGTACATCCGGGACGCGCGCGGCTATGTGGAGCTGGCGGAGGCGGCGAACGGGCCGATCCCCCGCCCGGTGGACTTCGGCTGGCCGTGGGGGGACGCCGCGGCGGTGCTCGACACGGCCGCCCCCGACGTCCGCGTGATCAATCTGGAGACCGGTGTCACCCAAGCGGACAGCTACGCCCCGGACAAGGGCATCCACTACCGGATGGCGCCGGCGAACCTGCCCTGCCTGGCCTCGGTCCGCCCGGACGTCTGTGTCCTGGCGAACAACCATGTGCTGGACTTCGGCCGCCCGGGGCTGGCCGAGACCCTCGACCAGCTGGCCGCGGCCCGGCTGCGGACGGCGGGTGCGGGCCTGGACTCCGCCCGGGCGTGGCGGCCCGCCCTCGTGCCGGTCGGCGGCGGCCGGCGCGTCGTGATCCTCGCGATCGGCATGCCGTCCAGCGGCATTCCACCGCACTGGGCGGCCACCGCCGACCGGAGCGGAGTGGCGCTGGTGGAACGGCCCACGGCCGCCGCCGCGGCGGACGTGGCCGGACGGCTCCGCCGGGCGGCACGACCCGGTGACGTGACGGTGGTCTCGGTCCACTGGGGCTCCAACTGGGGTTACCAGGTCTCCCCCGAGGACGTCGGGTTCGCGCACGCGCTGGTGGACGGCGGGGTGGACCTGGTGCACGGCCACTCCTCGCACCACCCGCGTCCGGTGGAGGTCTACCGCGGCCGGCTGGTGCTGTACGGCTGCGGCGACCTGATCGACGACTACGAGGGCATCGAGGGGTACGAGCGGTACCGGGACGACCTGCGGCCGCTCTACCTGGCCACGGTGGAGGGGGCCACCGGCCGGCTCCGCTCGTTGCGCGTCCACCCGCTGCACGCCCGGCGGATGCGGCTGTGGCACGCCTCGGCCGAGGACCGCGCGTGGCTGCTCGCCGTGCTCGACCGGATCAGCCGCCCGTTCGGGACCCGTGTCCGGTCACTGCCCGACTCCTCACTCGGCTGCTTCACCACCCGGCCATGA